From Bacillus basilensis, a single genomic window includes:
- a CDS encoding amino acid ABC transporter ATP-binding protein, with product MIQVRNLVKSFGSLDVLKGIDLKVNEKEVVVLIGASGSGKSTLLRCLNFLEMYDEGEIHLQGERINPKHSNLNKVRENVGMVFQHFNLFPHMTSLENIIEAPIHVKKLEAANAKEIGNQLLQKVGLQDKADVTPHLLSGGQKQRIAIARALAMNPKIMLFDEPTSALDPELVGEVLQVMKELAEEGMTMVIVTHEMNFARDVADRVIFMDDGKIVEDAPPAQFFSAPSHERAKQFLRNVL from the coding sequence ATGATTCAGGTTCGAAATCTAGTAAAATCATTCGGGTCACTTGATGTTTTAAAAGGAATTGATTTAAAAGTAAATGAAAAAGAAGTTGTTGTTTTAATTGGTGCCAGTGGTTCCGGTAAAAGTACATTACTTCGCTGTCTTAACTTTTTAGAAATGTACGATGAAGGTGAAATTCACTTACAAGGTGAACGAATTAATCCAAAGCATTCAAATTTAAACAAAGTCCGTGAAAATGTCGGTATGGTTTTTCAGCACTTTAACCTCTTTCCCCATATGACCTCACTAGAAAACATCATAGAAGCACCTATTCATGTAAAAAAATTAGAAGCAGCAAATGCAAAGGAAATCGGAAATCAACTTTTACAAAAAGTCGGTCTACAAGATAAAGCAGATGTAACTCCCCACCTCCTGTCAGGTGGCCAAAAACAGCGTATTGCTATTGCACGAGCTCTTGCTATGAATCCTAAAATTATGCTATTTGATGAACCTACCTCAGCCTTAGACCCTGAACTTGTTGGAGAAGTATTGCAAGTTATGAAAGAACTTGCTGAAGAAGGAATGACCATGGTTATCGTTACTCATGAAATGAATTTCGCAAGAGATGTAGCTGATCGCGTCATATTTATGGATGACGGAAAGATTGTAGAGGACGCTCCGCCAGCACAATTCTTTTCAGCTCCATCACATGAACGAGCAAAACAATTTTTACGCAACGTTTTATAA
- a CDS encoding amino acid ABC transporter permease — protein sequence MFEIFMSTYPTLLKATIVTLQLTLTSLLLGSLIGLLFAFFRISNNKVLNSIAHVYIAIIRGTPLIVQIAILYFGITSIIVFTPFWAGAIALAIHNGAYITEIFRGSIQSVDRGQLEAARSLGMPYPLAMRRIVLPQAFRQSLPPLGNQFIIGLKDSSLVAYVGMSELWGSGLSIAAGNFQQLDTYIIVGLYYLVLVLLFTYLVNLFEKRLQRKETNSVQVSAKNKKEVSL from the coding sequence ATGTTTGAAATTTTTATGTCTACTTATCCCACACTCTTAAAGGCTACTATTGTCACACTACAATTAACACTAACATCCCTATTACTCGGTTCACTAATTGGATTACTATTCGCTTTTTTTCGAATCTCTAACAATAAAGTTTTAAATAGTATTGCTCATGTATATATCGCCATTATTCGTGGTACACCTTTAATTGTTCAAATCGCCATTCTCTATTTCGGTATTACATCTATTATTGTTTTCACCCCTTTTTGGGCAGGAGCAATTGCTTTAGCAATCCATAACGGTGCATATATTACTGAAATTTTCCGCGGATCCATCCAATCTGTTGACCGTGGACAATTAGAAGCTGCTCGCTCTCTAGGTATGCCGTATCCTTTAGCGATGCGCCGCATCGTATTACCGCAAGCGTTTCGTCAATCTCTTCCTCCTTTAGGAAATCAGTTTATTATTGGATTAAAAGATTCTTCACTTGTTGCTTACGTAGGAATGTCCGAATTATGGGGATCAGGTTTATCTATTGCTGCAGGTAACTTCCAACAATTAGATACATATATAATCGTTGGTTTATATTATCTCGTGCTTGTTCTCCTATTCACTTACCTTGTTAACCTTTTTGAAAAACGACTACAACGAAAAGAAACAAATTCAGTTCAAGTTAGTGCAAAGAATAAAAAAGAAGTCTCTTTATAA
- a CDS encoding ABC transporter substrate-binding protein has protein sequence MKRKLLTIVASITLCTSFILGACSKESATTSSNGEKEFRYAMSGLYKPFNYKENDGKLAGFDVEIGEALAKKMNMKPTPITNPWETLIQGLKAKKYDVILGSMAITEERLKAVNFSNPYYRSGAQIFVAKKNTSISSPEDLKGKKIGVVKASTFKDLVAKHTDQITEYDSDITALMDLEPGRIDAVITDQMVGLRMIKEGKSNIKEAGKPLNLDEMGIAIRKDDKEMVEKVNKALDEIIKDGTYEKISKKWFGRNILGEEEKTK, from the coding sequence ATGAAAAGAAAACTATTAACCATTGTTGCGAGTATTACATTATGTACATCCTTCATACTAGGAGCCTGTAGTAAGGAAAGTGCTACTACTTCTTCAAATGGTGAAAAAGAATTTCGTTATGCGATGAGTGGCTTATATAAACCTTTTAACTATAAAGAAAATGACGGAAAGCTTGCCGGTTTTGATGTGGAAATTGGTGAGGCACTTGCGAAAAAAATGAATATGAAACCGACTCCTATTACAAATCCATGGGAAACGCTAATCCAAGGTCTCAAAGCGAAAAAGTATGATGTAATACTGGGCAGTATGGCAATTACAGAAGAACGCTTAAAAGCTGTTAATTTCTCAAATCCTTATTATCGTTCTGGTGCCCAAATTTTTGTAGCTAAAAAGAATACATCTATCTCTTCTCCAGAAGATTTGAAAGGTAAGAAAATTGGTGTTGTAAAAGCTAGTACCTTTAAAGACCTTGTTGCAAAACATACAGATCAAATTACAGAATACGATAGCGATATTACTGCACTTATGGACTTAGAGCCTGGACGTATTGACGCAGTAATCACAGATCAAATGGTTGGTTTGCGCATGATCAAAGAAGGTAAATCAAATATAAAAGAAGCTGGAAAACCATTAAACCTTGATGAAATGGGAATTGCTATTCGTAAAGATGATAAAGAAATGGTTGAAAAAGTAAATAAAGCTTTAGATGAAATCATTAAAGATGGTACGTATGAAAAGATTAGTAAAAAATGGTTTGGGCGTAATATTCTTGGTGAAGAGGAAAAAACAAAGTAA
- the arcD gene encoding arginine-ornithine antiporter, with protein MGEDKKLGLFTLTALVVGSMIGGGAFNLASDMAKGAGAGAIIIGWVITGIGMIALGLSFQNLTVKRPDLDGGIFSYAKAGFGKFMGFNSAWGYWLSAWLGNVAYGTLLFSSLGYFFPIFEGGQNVASIIGASVLLWCVHMLILRGVQSAALVNLVTTIAKLVPVFVFIVIGILAFHIDTFLDGFWGQTGSFSWGAVGSQVKSTMLVTLWVFIGVEGAVVLSSRAKNRSDVGKATVIGLIGTLIIYILITLLSLGLMQQADIAGLKNPAMAYLFESVVGKWGAIFINLGLVISVLGAWLGWTLLASEIPYLAAKDGVFPKWFAKENKNKAPVNSLWITNSLIQMFLLTFVVSDQAYNFAFSLASSAILIPYAFSAFYQLKHSLKSEEADRNKNIIIGLIASIYGVWLVYAAGLEYLLLTMTLYAPGIFIFYNVQKQKSSKQIFTRVELASSIAIGALAFFAIYGLITGGITL; from the coding sequence ATGGGTGAAGATAAGAAATTAGGGTTGTTTACATTAACGGCTCTTGTAGTTGGGTCTATGATTGGCGGTGGAGCATTTAATTTAGCAAGTGATATGGCAAAAGGTGCTGGTGCTGGTGCCATTATTATTGGTTGGGTTATAACAGGAATTGGGATGATTGCACTTGGATTATCTTTTCAAAATCTAACTGTAAAACGGCCAGATTTAGATGGTGGTATTTTTAGCTATGCAAAAGCAGGTTTTGGTAAATTTATGGGATTTAATAGTGCATGGGGATACTGGCTATCTGCTTGGCTTGGTAATGTAGCTTACGGCACATTATTGTTTTCTTCATTAGGATATTTCTTTCCAATCTTTGAAGGTGGTCAAAATGTAGCATCCATTATTGGTGCAAGCGTATTATTATGGTGTGTTCACATGTTAATTTTACGTGGAGTTCAATCAGCAGCACTTGTGAATTTAGTAACTACAATCGCGAAATTAGTACCTGTATTTGTATTTATTGTCATAGGAATCTTAGCGTTTCATATTGATACGTTCCTAGATGGATTTTGGGGGCAAACTGGTTCTTTTTCATGGGGAGCAGTGGGCAGCCAAGTTAAAAGTACGATGCTTGTAACTTTATGGGTATTCATTGGAGTAGAAGGGGCTGTTGTTTTATCTAGTCGAGCAAAAAATAGAAGTGATGTAGGGAAAGCAACGGTTATTGGCTTAATAGGTACACTCATTATTTACATTTTAATCACATTATTGTCTCTTGGACTTATGCAGCAAGCAGATATTGCTGGTTTGAAAAATCCGGCTATGGCTTATTTATTTGAAAGTGTTGTTGGAAAATGGGGTGCTATCTTTATTAATTTAGGTTTAGTCATCTCTGTATTAGGTGCTTGGTTAGGGTGGACTTTGCTCGCTTCTGAAATTCCATATTTAGCGGCTAAAGATGGAGTATTTCCAAAATGGTTCGCAAAAGAAAATAAAAATAAGGCTCCAGTAAATTCATTATGGATAACAAATAGTTTAATTCAAATGTTCTTGTTAACTTTCGTCGTTTCTGATCAGGCGTATAACTTTGCATTCTCTTTAGCATCTTCAGCTATTTTAATCCCATATGCTTTTTCAGCATTTTATCAACTGAAGCATAGCTTAAAGTCTGAAGAAGCAGATCGAAATAAAAATATAATAATTGGCTTGATAGCAAGTATTTATGGCGTGTGGTTAGTTTATGCAGCTGGTTTAGAGTATTTATTATTAACAATGACTTTATATGCACCAGGTATTTTTATTTTTTACAATGTTCAAAAGCAAAAGAGTTCGAAGCAAATATTTACTCGAGTGGAATTAGCATCATCGATAGCAATTGGTGCTTTAGCATTCTTTGCGATTTATGGATTAATTACAGGCGGTATTACTTTATAA
- the argR gene encoding arginine repressor has protein sequence MKKEKRQRLIKQFVKEYEIEKQERLVELLAKKDVLVTQATVSRDIRELNLTKVPSQEGLMIYKIFSEEHLQTDIKLKKKLREVVVKIDCVEQLMVIKTLPGNAHVIGVLFDELDWKEKIGCICGNDTCLIISQSKSDREILEERLNLII, from the coding sequence ATGAAAAAAGAAAAAAGACAACGATTAATTAAACAATTTGTAAAAGAGTATGAAATAGAGAAGCAAGAAAGATTAGTAGAATTGTTAGCAAAAAAAGATGTATTAGTAACACAAGCTACGGTTTCTCGAGATATTCGTGAGTTAAACTTAACGAAGGTACCTTCTCAAGAAGGATTGATGATATATAAAATTTTCTCAGAAGAACATTTACAAACTGATATAAAGTTAAAGAAAAAATTACGAGAGGTTGTTGTGAAAATTGATTGTGTAGAACAATTAATGGTTATTAAAACATTACCTGGAAATGCACATGTTATTGGTGTTTTATTTGATGAGTTAGATTGGAAAGAAAAAATAGGATGTATATGTGGAAATGATACATGCCTTATAATTTCTCAGTCGAAATCAGATAGGGAGATTTTAGAAGAAAGGTTAAATTTAATTATTTAG
- the argF gene encoding ornithine carbamoyltransferase, with the protein MLMTRPNLKGRSFLAEKDFTQEELLYFLDLAAELKEKKKNGVPHHYLEGKNVALLFEKTSTRTRCAFTVACTDLGANPEYLGKGDIQLGKKESVEDTAKVLGRMFDGIEFRGFNHETVESLAQNSGVPVWNGLTDMWHPTQTLADLLTIREHVGKLKNVKLVYVGDGRNNVANSLLVGGAIVGMDVRICTPESLWPAQEVIDLAKKYNEQVMITSDVEEAVANADVIYTDVWVSMGEEEKFAERVELLKPYQVNMKMIKKTGNENVIFLHCLPAFHDVETMYGEEVYEKYGLKEMEVTDEVFRSKHSKVFDQAENRMHTIKAVMAATLGNME; encoded by the coding sequence ATGTTAATGACTAGACCAAATTTAAAAGGAAGAAGCTTTCTAGCAGAAAAAGATTTTACACAAGAAGAATTGTTATATTTTCTAGATTTAGCAGCAGAATTAAAAGAAAAAAAGAAAAATGGTGTCCCACATCATTATTTAGAAGGTAAAAATGTAGCACTCTTATTTGAAAAAACCTCTACTCGTACGCGTTGTGCATTTACAGTAGCATGTACAGATTTAGGTGCGAACCCTGAATATTTAGGGAAAGGTGATATCCAGCTTGGGAAAAAAGAATCCGTAGAGGATACAGCAAAAGTGTTAGGGCGTATGTTTGACGGAATTGAATTTCGTGGATTTAATCATGAAACTGTAGAATCTTTAGCACAAAATTCTGGTGTGCCGGTTTGGAATGGATTAACAGATATGTGGCATCCAACACAAACACTAGCAGATTTATTAACAATTAGAGAACATGTAGGGAAATTAAAAAATGTGAAGCTCGTCTACGTTGGGGATGGACGAAATAATGTTGCTAATAGTTTACTAGTTGGTGGAGCAATCGTTGGAATGGATGTACGTATTTGTACACCGGAATCTTTATGGCCTGCACAAGAAGTAATTGATTTAGCAAAAAAATATAATGAACAGGTAATGATAACAAGTGATGTGGAAGAAGCTGTTGCGAATGCAGATGTAATTTATACAGATGTATGGGTTTCTATGGGGGAAGAAGAAAAATTTGCTGAGCGTGTCGAGTTATTGAAACCTTATCAAGTAAATATGAAAATGATTAAAAAAACAGGGAATGAAAACGTGATTTTCTTACATTGTTTACCTGCATTTCATGATGTTGAAACGATGTATGGCGAAGAAGTTTATGAGAAATATGGGTTGAAAGAAATGGAGGTAACTGACGAAGTATTCCGCAGTAAACATTCAAAAGTATTTGATCAAGCTGAAAATAGAATGCATACAATTAAAGCGGTTATGGCAGCTACTTTAGGAAACATGGAGTAA
- a CDS encoding methyl-accepting chemotaxis protein, with protein MGKERKTFSFGLRTQLMLFTTVLALITYSTSIFFIYVVYDYFQSYVSQTVYNIIVMLLGVVWSGILAYGAAVFLIKPLRKLEEAARKAAEGDIREDVPLPKTDDEIKSLSVAFNMMLGNLRGMVKNIDTTFSYTNNQVQQIRKQTGEATKQAQGVSETLAEISSGAEQSAASIQAIVSAVDTTTSIASEVEEKAKQSDELSSEMVQALGHSTRVFTSLIQGIQTLAKENEDSMQNVQKLEERMKQVEHIVSVVSEIASQTNLLALNASIEAARAGEHGRGFAVVAEEVRKLADESDHSARNISQLLRNMQEEVQQVAMKMTEQVKIAKEEAKRGEATELILKEMSSSVMEVADATKQISSYMNEQVSHIHQTGAQTKAVAAIAEETSAGSQEVARVTLQQSKNMVVIDQLLKDLEKQATDLKQTIERFSM; from the coding sequence ATGGGAAAAGAAAGGAAGACATTTTCCTTTGGCTTACGTACACAACTTATGCTATTCACTACAGTTTTAGCTTTAATTACATATTCAACAAGCATATTTTTTATTTATGTGGTATATGATTATTTTCAAAGTTATGTAAGTCAAACTGTATATAATATTATCGTTATGTTATTAGGGGTAGTATGGTCTGGAATTTTAGCATATGGAGCAGCCGTATTTTTAATTAAACCGCTTCGAAAGTTAGAGGAGGCGGCGAGAAAAGCGGCTGAAGGAGACATTCGAGAAGATGTTCCGTTACCGAAGACTGATGATGAAATTAAATCTTTAAGTGTTGCATTTAATATGATGCTAGGGAACTTAAGGGGCATGGTAAAAAATATTGATACAACATTTTCGTATACAAACAATCAAGTACAGCAAATTAGAAAACAAACAGGTGAAGCAACGAAACAAGCACAAGGTGTTTCTGAAACACTTGCAGAGATTTCTTCTGGCGCTGAGCAATCAGCGGCATCAATTCAAGCGATTGTTTCTGCTGTTGATACAACAACTTCTATTGCAAGTGAAGTAGAAGAGAAAGCGAAACAGTCTGATGAGTTGTCTTCAGAAATGGTTCAAGCTTTAGGGCATAGTACTCGTGTCTTTACGTCTTTAATTCAAGGTATTCAAACATTGGCGAAAGAAAATGAAGATTCAATGCAAAATGTACAGAAGTTAGAGGAAAGAATGAAACAAGTAGAACACATTGTATCTGTTGTGAGTGAGATTGCTAGTCAAACGAATTTATTAGCACTGAATGCTTCTATTGAGGCAGCTCGTGCTGGAGAGCATGGAAGAGGCTTTGCGGTTGTTGCGGAAGAAGTACGGAAACTTGCTGATGAAAGTGATCATTCTGCAAGAAACATATCGCAGTTATTACGAAACATGCAAGAGGAAGTACAACAAGTTGCAATGAAAATGACAGAACAAGTGAAAATAGCTAAAGAAGAGGCGAAACGTGGGGAAGCTACGGAATTAATTTTAAAAGAAATGTCATCAAGTGTTATGGAAGTAGCCGATGCAACGAAGCAAATTAGTAGTTATATGAATGAACAAGTGAGCCACATTCATCAAACAGGAGCACAAACAAAGGCCGTAGCAGCAATTGCTGAAGAAACGTCAGCTGGTTCACAAGAAGTAGCACGTGTGACGTTGCAACAATCTAAAAATATGGTAGTAATCGATCAATTGTTAAAGGATTTAGAAAAGCAAGCAACGGACTTAAAACAAACAATTGAACGATTTTCAATGTAA
- the arcA gene encoding arginine deiminase: MKHPIHVTSEIGELQTVLLKRPGKEVENLTPDYLQQLLFDDIPYLPIIQKEHDYFAQTLRNRGVEVLYLEKLTAEALVDKKLREEFVDRILKEGQADVNVAHQTLKEYLLSFSNEELIQKIMGGVRKSEIETSKKTHLYELMEDHYPFYLDPMPNLYFTRDPAASMGDGLTINKMREPARRRESLFMEYIIKYHPRFSSHNVPIWLDRDYKFPIEGGDELILNEETIAIGVSVRTSAKAIERLAKNLFSRQNKIKKVLAIEIPKCRAFMHLDTVFTMVDYDKFTIHPAIQGPKGNMNIYILEKGPDEETLKITHRTSLMEALKEVLGLSELVLIPCGGGDVIASAREQWNDGSNTLAIAPGVVVTYDRNYVSNTLLREHGIEVIEVLSSELSRGRGGPRCMSMPIVRKDI, translated from the coding sequence ATGAAGCATCCGATACATGTTACTTCAGAAATTGGGGAATTACAAACGGTTTTATTAAAACGACCTGGTAAAGAAGTGGAAAACTTAACACCAGATTATTTGCAGCAATTATTATTTGACGATATTCCATACTTACCAATTATTCAAAAAGAGCATGATTATTTTGCACAAACTTTACGCAATCGGGGTGTTGAAGTTCTTTATTTAGAAAAATTAACTGCTGAGGCGTTAGTAGATAAAAAACTTCGAGAAGAATTTGTTGATCGTATTTTAAAAGAAGGACAAGCTGACGTAAATGTTGCACATCAAACTTTAAAAGAATATTTACTTTCCTTTTCAAATGAAGAATTAATTCAAAAAATTATGGGTGGTGTACGTAAAAGCGAAATTGAAACAAGTAAGAAGACACATTTATACGAATTAATGGAAGATCATTATCCGTTTTACTTAGATCCTATGCCTAATTTATATTTTACTCGTGATCCAGCAGCTAGCATGGGCGATGGCTTAACGATAAATAAGATGAGAGAGCCGGCGCGTAGACGTGAATCATTATTCATGGAGTACATTATTAAATATCATCCAAGATTTTCAAGTCACAATGTGCCAATTTGGCTAGATCGTGATTATAAGTTTCCAATTGAAGGTGGCGATGAGCTAATTTTAAATGAAGAAACAATTGCAATTGGAGTATCTGTCCGTACTTCAGCTAAAGCAATTGAACGTTTAGCTAAAAATCTCTTTAGCCGACAAAATAAAATTAAGAAAGTGTTAGCAATAGAAATTCCAAAATGCCGAGCATTTATGCATTTAGATACAGTATTTACAATGGTTGATTATGACAAGTTTACAATTCACCCAGCCATTCAAGGGCCAAAAGGAAATATGAATATTTATATTTTAGAAAAAGGTCCAGATGAGGAAACTCTTAAAATTACACATCGTACTTCTTTAATGGAAGCATTAAAAGAAGTATTAGGCTTAAGTGAATTAGTTCTTATTCCATGTGGAGGGGGAGATGTAATTGCTTCTGCTCGTGAACAATGGAATGATGGCTCGAACACATTAGCAATCGCGCCAGGTGTAGTTGTTACATATGATCGCAACTATGTATCCAATACGTTATTACGGGAACACGGAATAGAAGTGATTGAGGTACTAAGTTCGGAATTATCTCGTGGTCGTGGGGGTCCACGTTGCATGAGTATGCCAATTGTTCGTAAAGATATTTAG
- a CDS encoding FAD-dependent oxidoreductase, which translates to MTSDTFPQLPLSYWIESTQFPTFPRLSENIKTKVAVIGAGITGITTAYLLAKEGIDVVLIDSGLILNGTTGHTTAKVTAQHDLIYDELINHFGVEKAGLYYESNNHALQFINETVQTYKIDCNFSNEDSYLYTTTDNGLRNLSKEYEAYQKLNIPCDYVQSLSIPIPVQSALVMKNQAQFHPLLYLKTLLEKFVEMGGKVYEQTTAMDVEKGDSPQVITKEGHRITCEYVVSCSHFPFYDANSFFFTRMYAERSYALAIKAKTDYPGGMYLSIDDPKRSLRYTTNNGEQLILIGGESHKTGQGINTMLHYEALYSFAEATFGVDEVPYRWSAQDLITLDKLPYIGHINERNPNIFVATGYRKWGMTTGTAAAHLLKDSILKVHSPYKELYAPSRFHANPDIKTFLSQNIDVAKHLIEGKIETALRKPEDLEVGEGSVVHVNGKRAGAYKDKDGKLHIVDTTCTHLGCEVEWNNGDCTWDCPCHGSRFSIEGDVIEGPADQPLKRVDHE; encoded by the coding sequence ATGACAAGTGATACATTTCCACAATTGCCACTATCTTATTGGATTGAATCTACTCAGTTCCCTACTTTCCCTCGTTTATCCGAAAATATAAAGACGAAAGTTGCTGTTATCGGTGCTGGTATTACAGGTATTACTACTGCCTATTTACTTGCAAAAGAAGGCATCGATGTTGTGTTAATTGATTCTGGCCTTATTTTAAATGGAACGACTGGGCATACAACAGCAAAGGTAACAGCACAACATGATCTTATTTATGATGAATTAATAAATCATTTCGGTGTGGAAAAGGCCGGGCTTTACTATGAATCAAATAATCATGCTCTACAATTCATAAATGAAACTGTGCAAACATATAAAATCGACTGTAATTTCTCAAATGAAGATTCATATTTATATACAACTACCGATAATGGATTAAGAAATTTATCGAAAGAATATGAAGCCTATCAAAAATTAAATATACCTTGTGACTATGTTCAATCTCTATCGATTCCGATTCCAGTGCAATCTGCACTTGTCATGAAAAATCAAGCACAATTCCATCCCCTTCTTTATTTGAAAACACTTCTAGAAAAGTTTGTGGAGATGGGCGGAAAAGTTTACGAACAAACAACAGCTATGGATGTGGAAAAAGGAGATTCTCCACAAGTCATTACAAAGGAGGGTCATCGTATCACTTGTGAATATGTTGTCTCTTGTTCACATTTTCCTTTTTATGATGCTAATAGCTTTTTCTTTACGCGCATGTATGCTGAACGCTCTTATGCTCTTGCAATTAAAGCAAAAACGGATTATCCAGGTGGCATGTACTTAAGTATTGATGATCCAAAACGTTCCCTACGCTATACAACAAACAATGGAGAACAATTAATTTTAATTGGTGGAGAAAGTCATAAAACAGGACAAGGAATAAACACAATGCTTCATTACGAAGCACTGTATTCTTTTGCGGAAGCAACTTTTGGAGTAGACGAAGTTCCTTATAGATGGTCAGCACAAGATTTAATCACGCTAGATAAGCTTCCTTATATCGGGCATATTAACGAAAGAAATCCAAATATATTTGTTGCAACTGGATATCGTAAATGGGGAATGACAACCGGAACTGCTGCCGCTCATTTACTAAAGGATTCCATTCTAAAAGTCCACAGTCCCTATAAAGAACTGTATGCACCATCACGTTTCCATGCAAATCCAGATATAAAAACGTTCCTTTCTCAGAACATTGATGTTGCGAAACATTTAATTGAAGGAAAGATTGAAACCGCATTACGTAAGCCAGAAGATCTCGAAGTTGGTGAAGGATCTGTTGTACATGTTAACGGGAAACGAGCAGGTGCTTATAAGGACAAAGATGGAAAATTACATATTGTTGATACAACTTGTACACATCTCGGCTGCGAAGTTGAATGGAATAATGGTGATTGCACTTGGGACTGTCCTTGCCACGGTTCCCGATTTTCAATTGAGGGAGATGTTATTGAAGGGCCAGCAGATCAACCGTTAAAGCGAGTTGATCACGAGTAA
- a CDS encoding acyl-CoA desaturase produces the protein MKELHTFGWYAARVSPHLPKKAFKPVPTRLFGGLAYLLVALAGLIAIGVFELNVWANLGIAIVLGLCFASLGFLGHEILHGTVVRKAWLRDFLGAIAFMPLSTGPKLWRKWHNATHHVHTQHEENDPDAWPTLEKLKKSKFLSWVYRMPLHVRSFFSFLSLTIQFTLHSTRMFFHFIKEFKSSNQKSVWLQLLLPWTVWISLLFIMGPGKWLFAYVIPLLIANFIVMAYIATNHRLNPIVPVNDPLANCLSVTVPRWVDVLHFNFSYHTEHHLFPAMSSKYYPLVKEKIKEMWPERYHEMPMTKALAALWNTPRVYYQGSELVDPHREHFYGSLGNGLDPHNISYREEHIEEEESIKKANQ, from the coding sequence ATGAAGGAGCTTCATACGTTTGGGTGGTATGCAGCACGTGTATCACCACATTTGCCGAAAAAAGCATTTAAACCAGTTCCTACTCGTTTGTTTGGTGGACTGGCTTATTTGCTTGTGGCATTGGCGGGGTTAATAGCAATTGGTGTATTTGAATTGAATGTGTGGGCAAATCTAGGAATTGCGATTGTTCTTGGATTATGTTTTGCTTCACTTGGGTTTTTAGGGCATGAAATTTTACATGGAACTGTTGTGAGAAAGGCGTGGCTTCGTGATTTCTTAGGAGCGATTGCATTTATGCCGTTATCAACAGGTCCTAAACTTTGGAGAAAGTGGCATAATGCAACGCATCACGTTCATACACAACATGAAGAGAATGATCCAGATGCATGGCCGACACTTGAGAAGCTTAAGAAGAGTAAGTTTTTGAGCTGGGTATATCGTATGCCTCTTCATGTACGTTCATTCTTTAGTTTTCTGTCACTAACAATTCAATTTACATTGCATTCGACTCGAATGTTCTTTCATTTCATAAAAGAATTTAAGTCATCCAATCAAAAATCTGTATGGCTTCAACTTCTTTTGCCTTGGACAGTTTGGATTAGTTTATTGTTTATTATGGGACCTGGAAAATGGTTATTTGCATATGTGATTCCGTTGTTAATTGCTAACTTTATTGTAATGGCGTATATCGCAACAAATCACCGCTTAAATCCAATTGTGCCAGTAAATGATCCGTTAGCAAACTGTTTATCAGTAACAGTGCCGCGCTGGGTAGACGTTTTACATTTCAATTTCTCATATCATACAGAACATCATTTGTTCCCTGCTATGAGCTCTAAATACTATCCGTTAGTAAAAGAGAAAATTAAAGAAATGTGGCCGGAACGCTATCATGAGATGCCAATGACAAAAGCTTTGGCAGCACTATGGAATACACCACGTGTGTATTATCAAGGAAGTGAATTAGTGGATCCGCATAGAGAGCATTTCTATGGTTCTTTAGGAAATGGACTAGATCCTCATAATATTTCATATCGCGAGGAACATATAGAGGAAGAAGAGAGCATTAAAAAAGCAAATCAATAA